The Bacillaceae bacterium IKA-2 DNA window TGAAACGAATCAATATGACCTTTAAATTCCGGATTTTCCCCTTGCCCTGGCAAGTCACCAATCACAACATGAAACCCGTCTTTAACAAGCTTGTTAACTAACCATTTATATCGAGCATGATGCTCATTCGCTCCATGAACTACTACAAATACACCTTTAGCATTTTCACTTTCATGTACCCACATATAAACATCTCCTCTTACTTATCTGCTACCTAATTAAGCTATTCTTTGTTAAACTAAACTTAATGACTACCAAGAATCTGTTATAAAAAAAATACCATAACTAAAGGGAGGATTCAAATGATCTATTCTTATAAGGGAAAGCATCCTAAAATTGCTGATACAGCATTCATTGCTGATTACGTTACGATAACTGGTGATGTACAAATTGGCGAATACTCAAGCATTTGGTTTAATACTGTCATTCGTGGTGATGTTTCACCAACCATTATCGGTGATCGTGTTAATGTACAAGATAACTGTACGCTTCATCAAAGTCCACAATATCCGCTCATTTTAGAAGATGATGTTACGATTGGTCATCAAGTTTTGTTACATAGTAGTTTGATTCGAAAAGGCGCACTAATCGGGATGGGCTCAATTATTCTTGACGGAGCAGAAATTGGCGAAGGTGCCTTTATTGGTGCCGGTAGCCTGGTTTCCCAAGGTAAAAAAATCCCCGCAAACAGCTTAGCTTTTGGACGCCCCGCAAAAGTAGTTCGTCAATTAAATGAAGCAGACCTTGAAGATATGGCCCGCGTCCGCAACGGATACGTAGAAAAAGGCCAATATTACAAGAAAAGTGCAAGCGCCTCGGTAGCTTCGACAAATGTTGGAGACTTACCATAAAGAGGCGTTCTTTGCCTCTGCATGGTAAGTTGAAACATTCGAGAAGCTAGGCGCTGTAACTAGACAAAGAAAAGTGCAAGCGCCTCGGTAGCTTCGACAAATGTTGGAGACTTACCATAAAGAGGCGTTCTTTGCCTCTGCATGGTAAGTTGAAACATTCGAGAAGCTAGGCGCTGTAACTAGACAAAGAAAAGTGCAAGCGCCTCGGTAGCTTCGACAAATGTTGGAGACTTACCATAAAGAGGCGTTCTTTGCCTCTGCATGGTAAGTTGAAACATTCGAGAAGCTAGGCGCTGTAACTAGACAAAGAAAAGTGCAAGCGCCTCGGTAGCTTCGACAAATGTTGGAGACTTACCATAAAGAGGCGTTCTTTGCCTCTGCATGGTAAGTTGAAACATTCGAGAAGCTAGGCGCTGCTCCTGCGGTTACTCGTCGCAAAACCTACTATGAAGTAACTCAAAGATGTGTCTTAGAACTAGACAAAGAAAAAGGCAAGCGTAAAACAAGTTGGAATGTTGGAAAAGTAGAAAGTTGGAAAGGTAGTTCAAAGGCTTTCTAAGTACTGTTGGTTAGGAATTCACAAAGCTTTAAGGGCTTTTGGTTTGCTTTTTGACGTTTGCTTTTACTAATCAACTAATCACTTTTGTTTTCCCTTTCCAACTTTCTACTTTCTATTATTCCAGATGAAGAAAAAGCTTAGGAGACTCCCTAAGCTTTTTCTTCTATAAACCCTATCATCTCACCTTAAACGGTCGAATTCCCCAAATATCCGAAGCATACTCACCAATTGTTCGGTCACTTGAAAACTTCCCGGAATGAGCAATATTAATAATCGATTTTTTCGTCCATTCAGCTTGATTTCGGTAGGTAAGATCAACTTTTTGATGTGCTTCTACGTACCCGTCAAAATCCTTTAAAACGAAGTATTCATCATTATTTGAAAGGATTTGGTAGTAAATATCTTTAAACTCGACTTTATCATTGCCGAAAAACCCATCCATTAATTGATCAAGTACGGCACGGATGCGGTGGTCATTATTATAAATACTCCTTGCAACGTAGCCTCCATGAGTATAGTAATTTAACACTTCCTCGGAAGTTAACCCGAAAATAAAAATGTTTTCTCTACCAACCATATCAGATATTTCCACATTCGCTCCATCTAGCGTCCCTATTGTTAAAGCTCCGTTCATCATAAACTTCATATTTCCTGTCCCAGATGCTTCTTTACTTGCAGTAGATATTTGCTCACTAACATCTGCTGCTGGAATAATTTTTTCTGCCATTGAAACACTGTAATTCTCTAGGAAAACAACTTTCAACTTCCCTTGAATATACGGATCATTGTTAACAACATTCGCAACCGTATTAATGAGCTTAATAATTTTTTTGGCAAAGAAGTAGCTTGGCGCAGCTTTTGCTCCAAAAATAAATGTACGGGATACCATGTCTAGATTAGGGTTTTCCCGAAGCTGGTTATACAGTTCCATAACATGAAAAATATTCAACAATTGACGTTTATAAGCATGAAGACGTTTTACCTGTACATCAAAAATTGAGTGTTCGTCGACAATAATACCTGTTTGATCTTTTATAAAGCTTGCCAAAGCTAGTTTATTTTCTAGTTTCACTTCGGCAACTTTTTCTTGAAAGCTAGCGTCAGTGGACATTTTTAATAAGCCGATTAAATCGCGGGGCTGTTTGATCCACCTAGTTCCAATTGCTTCAGTAATATAAGAGGTCAACTTTGGATTCGCATTCATAAGCCAACGGCGATGCGTAATCCCATTTGTTTTATTATTAAATTTCTCAGGATAAATCGTATAAAAGTTCAGCATCTCACGCTTTTTTAATATTTCTGTATGAAGCTTTGCGACACCATTGACACTAAAGCTGCCTACAATCGCTAAATGGGCCATACGAACTTGATCATCAGCAATTACTGCTAAGTCGCTGATCCGTTCGCTCTTTTCTGGAGATTCTTCCCATAGTTCGCGGCAAAACCGCTCATTGATTTCTTCAACAATCATAAATATTCTTGGTAAAAGCTCTTGGAATAAACTAACCGGCCATTTTTCTAATGCCTCCACAAGAGTTGTGTGATTTGTATAAGCACAAGATTTCGTCGTAATCTCCCAAGCCACGTCCCAACTAAATCCTTCCTCATCGATCAAAATTCGCATCAACTCTGGGACGATAAGAGCAGGATGAGTATCATTAATGTGGAATACCGCATAATCAGGTAAATCTCGAAAATCAATTTTTTGATTTTCCTTGTATCCTCTTAGAATACTTTGCAAACCAGCTGACACAAGAAAATACTGTTGTTTTAAACGGAGTTTTTTTCCTTCAAAATGTGAATCATCTGGGTATAAAAATTCAGATATTGATTCAATCGATCGTTTATAATGTAAGTAATTATAGTAATTTTCCCGATTAGAAGTATGAATGTCTCTTTCGTTCATAACAGGTTCAGCACTCCATAAACCTAACGTATTGACCGTTTTATTTTCATAACCGACAACAGGTACATCGTAAGGCACTGCCAAGACATTCTCATAATTTTTATGTTCGAAAGTAAACTCACCATTAATTTCTTCCACATCAACGTAACCACCAAAGCGAACATGGACAGCACGGTCAGAACGGCGAACTTCCCAGACATAATCTTCTTTCAACCAATAATCTGGTAATTCAACTTGGTAACCATCAACGAGCTTTTGTTCAAAAAGACCGTATTTATATCGAATGCCACAGCCATGACCTGGTAACTCTAGCGAAGCTAGAGAATCTAGAAAACAAGCAGCTAGGCGACCTAAGCCCCCATTTCCTAGACCAGCATCATGCTCTTCTTCAGCAATGGTATCGACATCAATTTCAAGTTCGCTTAAGCCATCTTTCACTGTATTTAATATTTTTAAATTAAGCAAGTTGGATTGAAGTAATCGTCCCATTAAAAATTCCATCGAAAAATAATAAACTTGTTTCTCACCGCTTTGTATATATTGCTTATTGGTAGCCATCCAATTTTTGCTAACATATTTCCGAACCATTGCTCCTAATGTATGATATAAGTCAATTGGCGTGGCATCTTCAATTGCTTTCGTACTATTACGTTCAAGAGTTTCGATGAATGCTTTTTTAAAGATATCTTTATCAGCAAAAACACTAATTTTTTTTGTTTCATTTTCTTCTCTCATACTTTTATCGGCTGACATTTTTATTCATCCCCTCTTGTTAATACACCATAAAGATCAGTGTATGATCTTGCAGACTTTGTCCAACTATTATCAGACCTTATCATATTTTTTTGTAGAGATTTCCAAAGTAGCGGGTCCTTATAAGTTGATATCGCACGCTTAATCGTAAACAGCATATCATGAGCGTTATAATTGGCAAAGCTAAAGCCATTTCCTTGTAATGTTTCTTCATCAAAAGGTGTTACTGTATCTACAAGCCCCCCTGTTTCGCGGACAATTGGGGCACTAGCATAACGAAGTGCTATTAGCTGCCCAATTCCACACGGCTCAAAACGAGATGGCATCAGAAAAATGTCACTTGCCGCGTAAATTCTTCGTGCAAATCCTTCGTTAAATGTAATATGAGTAGAAATCTTATCTGGATAACGAGCTTGAGCATATCTAAAAAATCTTTCATACTCGGCATCACCAGTACCTAAAACAACGAGCTGAACATCTTCTTTCATGAGTTCATCTAATATATTAGCAACAAGATCAACCCCCTTTTGCTCTACAAAGCGGGTAATAATTGCGATCATCGGTGTTTCTTTTGTTTCTGGTAATCCCAGTTGCTTTTGTAACTCAAGTTTATTTTTATGCTTTTTCACCTGAGAACTCCGATAAGGAAAAGTTAGATTCTCATCATTCATTGAATCATATTGATGATAGTCAAGTCCATTGACAATCCCAATTAGATCAATCGTACGCTTCTGCAGCAGTCCATTTAATTGTTCTCCGTAATAAGGGTTTTGAATTTCTTTTGCATACGTTTCACTGACAGTCGTAATAAGGTCAGCATGATTAAGAGCACTTTTCAAAAAGTTGACGCAGCCATAAAACTCGATACTATCTGTTGTAAAATTCTCGTCGCCTAACGAGAGCAGATCAGACAATACTTCTTTCGGAAAAATTCCTTGATATTTTAAGTTATGGACTGTAAAAATAGTTTTCACATCTTGATAAAATGGATGATCACGATAATGTGTTTTCAAAAATAATGGGATCAGTGATGTTTGCCAATCATGGCAATGCAACACATCAGGTTGAAAATCAATATGTGGCAACATTTCGAGAACCGCTCGGTTAAAATAAGCGAAACGCTCCCCATCATCATAATATCCGTAAAGCCCTACTCGTTTAAAATAATACTCATTGTCGATAAAGTAAAAAGTAATCTCATTTTTTACTAGTTTTTCAACACCGACATATTGACTTCGCCAACCTACTTGTGCAAACCCCTTGTAGATTAAGGTCATCTCATCTTTGTATTCCGATGAGATATCTTCATATTTCGGTAGAACCACTCGAACATCGACGTCTTGTTTAAGTAACTCCTGAGGCAAAGCACCAATAACATCGGCAAGACCTCCAGTTTTAATAAACGGAGTACATTCTGTGGCAATGAATAGGACCTTCATCTTTATACATCTCCTAACTTTAAAGTTCTTACAAATGTTCTCAAAAGAAAATAAGGCAAACACCTACTGGCCTCTGAATAAATCTCCATGCATCTAAACTAATATACTTACCTTCCTTAAACGTGTTAGATAACTTTCTGCTTTGGAATGACAAACGGCAATTGTTCATTTCCTATTAAGCGTTTGCCAGCGGTTAAAGTAACATCTTTATCAAGAATCGTATTTTCTAAGATAGCATCTTCGTGAATTTCACAACGTTGCATAATAATCGAGTTTTTTACGACTGCCCCTTTATGGACCACGACTCCTCGGAACAAAATACTATTCTCTACCGTTCCTTCAATAATACAACCATTGGCCACTAATGAATTTGAAACATTAGATCTTTGGGTGTATCTAGCGGGTGGTTCATTTTTTACTTTTGTGAAAATTGTCTGTTCGCTAAAAAATAATTGCCGATAAAAATTAGGCTCTAGAAGCTTTAAATTATTTTTATAATAGCTTTGTATCGAATTAATGACTGCGTGGGCACCTTTATACTCAAAAGCACCGACGTTCATTTTGCCAATTTGACTTTTAATAATATCATTATAGAAATTGGTCGCCCCGTGGGCAATACCATGCTCAATAAGTTGCAGAAGTAGGCTTTTACTAATAAGGTACATATTCATGTACACATTGTTATTATATTCCTCATTAGTAACCTCTTGAACGCTACCATCAATGGATACTTCAAGCTTTTGGCATTGTTTATGCTCAGGTTCTAAAACGTCAACCTTTTTATAAATAAGGGTTATATCTGAACCCGCCTCTAAATGTTGTTCATATACTTCTTGGTAATTAATGTTACAAACGTGCTGACTACCAGAAATTAGAACATACTCTGCACTGCCACGACGAAAATAGTCTAAATTGTTATGAAAATGCTGTAAGTCTCCTTTAGAAATGTCAGTAGGGTCATTCCAATCTGGTGGTAAAATAAATAATCCGCCATATTTCATATCTAAATCCCATGCTTTCCCTTTACCGAGGTGGTCCATCAGTGAACGATATTTTTTTCTCGTAAAAACAGCAATATCAATAAACCCAGCATTAGTCATATTAGAGATAACAAAATCAATAAGTCTATATCTTCCACCGAACGGAACAGCGGCACCACAGCGAAAATATGTTAATTCATTTAAGAAATCTTGCTCGTTATCTAAATTAATAACTCCCATAACTTCCATTTAATAGCCTCCTTTTAGATTTCAGTACTGACAGATTCGTTTGCTGTTATATGGCTACTTTCACCAATTAAGACGATCTTACTTTCCTGATCTGCACCGGCGCGAATGATCGCACCATCTTCAATAACCGTATTTTCACTAATAATCGCTTTCTCAATAACGACATTTTTGCCAATTTTCACATTTGGCATAATAACAGAATCCTTTACTACACTGTTTTTACCTACATGCACTCCATAAAATAAAATCGAGTGATCAACATTCCCTTCAACCACGCAGCCTTCATTTATAAGGGCTTGACTTACTGTTGCCTCCCTCGAGATAAATTGAGGTGGTTGGTTTGGATTCACTGAATAGATCCGCCAGTCTGAGTCATTTAAGTTAAACTGAGGCACTTCAGCTAACAAATCCATATTTGCTTCCCAGAGACTCTCAATCGTTCCAACATCTTTCCAATAGTCCTGGAATTGATAGGCAAAAAGACGTTTTTCATCTTTCAGCATTTCTGGCAACACATTCTTTCCGAAGTCATGACTTGATGTGCTGTTCACTGCATCTTCATTTAAGTAGCTTTTTAATAGTTCCCAATTAAAAATATAAATCCCCATTGAAGCTAAGTTACTTTTTGGATTTTTAGGTTTTTCATCAAACGTATGAATACGCAAATCTTCATCCGTATTTAAAATGCCAAAACGACTTGCTTCCTCCCACGGTACTTCAATAACCGAAACAGTGACGTCAGCATTAGTTTCTTTATGATGTTTTAACATTTTCGCATAATTCATTTTGTAAATATGGTCTCCAGATAAAATAAGGACATAGTTTGGAGTGTATTGTTCGATAAAATTTATATTTTGATAGATAGCATCAGCCGTACCCTTAAACCAGTCTCCTCCACCTTGCGCTTGGAACGGCGGCAATACAGAAACACCGCCACTTCTCCGGTCTAAACTCCACGGTGAACCAATACCTAGATAGCTGTTTAGGACTAAAGGTTGGTATTGAGTTAGGACACCAACAGTATCTATACCTGAATTAGTGCAGTTACTTAATGGGAAATCAATAATTCGATACTTACCACCAAAATAAACTGCTGGCTTAGCTAGGTTCTTTGTCAGAAGGCCTAGTCTTTTTCCTTCTCCCCCCGCTAGGAGCATTGCGACACACTCTTTTTTTCGTTTCATCCTGCTTACCCCCTCTAATTTTTTTTGCGATTGGAATATTTTTTGGGCGAAACACTACAAATGATAGTGGTGGAACTGTAATGCTAATCGAGTAAGGTTGACTATGCCAATTTTCGTCGATCGCTAGTATATTGCCTGCATTGCTTTGTCCAGACCCACCAAACTCCAAACAATCACTATTAAACTCCTCAACGTATTCACATAGAAAAGGAACACCAATTTTATAGTTATGATAAACAACAGGTGTAAAATTACAAATAATGATTAATTTCTCTTGTTCGTCATTACCTTTTCGGATAAAAGAAATAATACTTTGCTCATAATTATTTGGATCAATCCATTGAAAGCCCTCAGGATCATGATCTAACTGCCAAAATGATGGTTCTTTACGATAAAAATAATTGAGTTTCTTTACGTATTCAGATAACTTCTGATGCATCTCATAATCAAGAAGTTCCCAATCAAGATCTTCAAGATCTTTCCATTCATCAAATTGTCCAAACTCTCCACCCATAAACAGCAATTTTTTTCCAGGATGCGCAGCCATAAACCCATAAAAAACGCGTAAATTAGCAAACTTCTGCCAGTAATCACCTGGCATTTTATTTAATAGTGATTTTTTCCCGTGAACAACTTCATCATGGGATAAAGGCAAAATATACTTTTCAGAAAAAGCATACATAAATGAAAATGTAATTAGTTGGTGCTGAAATTTTCGATGAATTGGATCCAATTCCATATATTTAAGCATGTCGTTCATCCAACCCATATTCCATTTAAAATTAAACCCCAAACCACCAAGATAAGTAGGTTGACTAACATTTGGCCATGATGTTGCTTCTTCAGCAATCATTAATGCATCAGGAAAGTAGTGAAAAATTGTTTCGTTTAATTTTCGCAGTAACGCAATTGCTTCTAAATTCTCATCGCCACCAAACTGATTATAGACGATTGGCTCTTCGTCGCCTTTACCATGATTATAATAAATCATGCTAGAAACAGCATCAACGCGGAGTCCATCAATATGGTAGACATCAAGCCAAAAAATCGCATTTGAAATAAGGAATGAAATAACTTCAGGTCTTCCGAAATCAAAGGTTAATGTACCCCACTGTTTTTTTTCTGCTTTTTGTTCGTCTTTGTATTCAAACACTGGTTCACCATCGAAAAGCCGCAAGCCATTATCATCTTTACAAAAATGACCAGGAACCCAATCAAGAATGACGCCAATTCCTTTTTGATGACAATAATCAACAAAGTACTTAAAGTCTTCTGGTGATCCATATCGACTTGTTACAGAAAAGTAGCCCGTCAGTTGGTAGCCCCACGATCCATCAAATGGATGCTCCAAGATAGGAAGAATCTCAATATGGGTAAAGCCCTTATCAATTACGTAATCAACGAGCTCAACAGCTAATTGGCGATAATTATAAAATTCCCCTTTTTCATCTTTTTTCCATGAACCAAGGTGAACTTCATAAATAAGCAGTGGTTCTTCAATAATATTTTTTGTTGTTTTTTTTTCTTGCCAATCTGCATCGCTCCACTCAAAACTAGTAAGGTTAATGACCTTGGAGGCTTTATTTGGCCTAACTTCGGAGTAAAAAGCATAAGGATCTGATTTTTGCAAAACAGTTCCAGAAGGACTTTCTATTTCATACTTATACAAATCCCCTTCGTTTAGACCTGCAATAAACGTTGTCCAAATTCCATTATCAGTAACCTTACTCATGGAGTGATGTTGACCATGCCAATTGTTAAAATTCCCAACTACATTTACTTGTCTAGCATTTGGCGCCCAAACAGTAAAACGAACACCTTTTTCACCATTTACTTTTGTAACGTGTGCCCCCATGCTGTTATAACTATGAAATAAGTTTCCTTGATGAAATAAATAAAGGTCATGCTCGCTTAGCTTTGCAATAGTCATCATTTTCTCCCCTATATTTTTGTTGAATTAGGTATTTCGAGAATCGATTGAAGTAGTAAAAACATTTGATATATACTATTTCGACAGTAATTACCCAGATTCCTTCTAAATAAATGTTAAGAAAATGGAAAAATCATATTTCATTGTAAGATAAACTAGCAGAAAAAAAGAGCATCGCAAACACGATACTCCCTCAATCTTTATTTTAACGCTTGTGCTTTTAAAATTTCTGCTTTATCTGTCAGTTCCCAAGGAAGTTCAATATCTGTACGACCAAAGTGCCCGTACGCCGCTGTTTGCTTGTAGATTGGACGACGAAGATTAAGCATTTTAATAATCCCGGCTGGACGAAGATCGAAGTTAGCTCGAACAACATCTTCTAATACTTCCTCCGACACTTTTCCAGTTCCAAACGTATCAATTGCGATTGATACAGGCTGTGCTACACCAATTGCATAAGCAAGCTGGACTTCACAACGATCAGCAAGACCTGCTGCAACAATATTTTTAGCAACATAACGAGCTGCATAAGCAGCCGAACGGTCAACCTTTGTTGCGTCTTTACCTGAAAAAGCGCCGCCACCATGACGAGCATATCCACCGTAAGTATCAACAATGATTTTACGCCCAGTTAAACCAGCATCCCCCTGTGGTCCGCCAATAACAAAGCGACCTGTTGGGTTAATAAAGTATTTTGTTTCTTCATCTATTAAACGAGCTGGAACAACTGGTTTAATAACATGTTCTTTTAAATCACGTTGAATTTGCTCGAGAGACACTTCTGAGTGATGTTGGG harbors:
- a CDS encoding gamma carbonic anhydrase family protein, translated to MIYSYKGKHPKIADTAFIADYVTITGDVQIGEYSSIWFNTVIRGDVSPTIIGDRVNVQDNCTLHQSPQYPLILEDDVTIGHQVLLHSSLIRKGALIGMGSIILDGAEIGEGAFIGAGSLVSQGKKIPANSLAFGRPAKVVRQLNEADLEDMARVRNGYVEKGQYYKKSASASVASTNVGDLP
- the glgB gene encoding 1,4-alpha-glucan branching protein GlgB; the encoded protein is MTIAKLSEHDLYLFHQGNLFHSYNSMGAHVTKVNGEKGVRFTVWAPNARQVNVVGNFNNWHGQHHSMSKVTDNGIWTTFIAGLNEGDLYKYEIESPSGTVLQKSDPYAFYSEVRPNKASKVINLTSFEWSDADWQEKKTTKNIIEEPLLIYEVHLGSWKKDEKGEFYNYRQLAVELVDYVIDKGFTHIEILPILEHPFDGSWGYQLTGYFSVTSRYGSPEDFKYFVDYCHQKGIGVILDWVPGHFCKDDNGLRLFDGEPVFEYKDEQKAEKKQWGTLTFDFGRPEVISFLISNAIFWLDVYHIDGLRVDAVSSMIYYNHGKGDEEPIVYNQFGGDENLEAIALLRKLNETIFHYFPDALMIAEEATSWPNVSQPTYLGGLGFNFKWNMGWMNDMLKYMELDPIHRKFQHQLITFSFMYAFSEKYILPLSHDEVVHGKKSLLNKMPGDYWQKFANLRVFYGFMAAHPGKKLLFMGGEFGQFDEWKDLEDLDWELLDYEMHQKLSEYVKKLNYFYRKEPSFWQLDHDPEGFQWIDPNNYEQSIISFIRKGNDEQEKLIIICNFTPVVYHNYKIGVPFLCEYVEEFNSDCLEFGGSGQSNAGNILAIDENWHSQPYSISITVPPLSFVVFRPKNIPIAKKIRGGKQDETKKRVCRNAPSGGRRKKTRPSDKEPS
- a CDS encoding glucose-1-phosphate adenylyltransferase, with the protein product MKRKKECVAMLLAGGEGKRLGLLTKNLAKPAVYFGGKYRIIDFPLSNCTNSGIDTVGVLTQYQPLVLNSYLGIGSPWSLDRRSGGVSVLPPFQAQGGGDWFKGTADAIYQNINFIEQYTPNYVLILSGDHIYKMNYAKMLKHHKETNADVTVSVIEVPWEEASRFGILNTDEDLRIHTFDEKPKNPKSNLASMGIYIFNWELLKSYLNEDAVNSTSSHDFGKNVLPEMLKDEKRLFAYQFQDYWKDVGTIESLWEANMDLLAEVPQFNLNDSDWRIYSVNPNQPPQFISREATVSQALINEGCVVEGNVDHSILFYGVHVGKNSVVKDSVIMPNVKIGKNVVIEKAIISENTVIEDGAIIRAGADQESKIVLIGESSHITANESVSTEI
- the glgD gene encoding glucose-1-phosphate adenylyltransferase subunit GlgD, translating into MEVMGVINLDNEQDFLNELTYFRCGAAVPFGGRYRLIDFVISNMTNAGFIDIAVFTRKKYRSLMDHLGKGKAWDLDMKYGGLFILPPDWNDPTDISKGDLQHFHNNLDYFRRGSAEYVLISGSQHVCNINYQEVYEQHLEAGSDITLIYKKVDVLEPEHKQCQKLEVSIDGSVQEVTNEEYNNNVYMNMYLISKSLLLQLIEHGIAHGATNFYNDIIKSQIGKMNVGAFEYKGAHAVINSIQSYYKNNLKLLEPNFYRQLFFSEQTIFTKVKNEPPARYTQRSNVSNSLVANGCIIEGTVENSILFRGVVVHKGAVVKNSIIMQRCEIHEDAILENTILDKDVTLTAGKRLIGNEQLPFVIPKQKVI
- the glgA gene encoding glycogen synthase GlgA; the encoded protein is MKVLFIATECTPFIKTGGLADVIGALPQELLKQDVDVRVVLPKYEDISSEYKDEMTLIYKGFAQVGWRSQYVGVEKLVKNEITFYFIDNEYYFKRVGLYGYYDDGERFAYFNRAVLEMLPHIDFQPDVLHCHDWQTSLIPLFLKTHYRDHPFYQDVKTIFTVHNLKYQGIFPKEVLSDLLSLGDENFTTDSIEFYGCVNFLKSALNHADLITTVSETYAKEIQNPYYGEQLNGLLQKRTIDLIGIVNGLDYHQYDSMNDENLTFPYRSSQVKKHKNKLELQKQLGLPETKETPMIAIITRFVEQKGVDLVANILDELMKEDVQLVVLGTGDAEYERFFRYAQARYPDKISTHITFNEGFARRIYAASDIFLMPSRFEPCGIGQLIALRYASAPIVRETGGLVDTVTPFDEETLQGNGFSFANYNAHDMLFTIKRAISTYKDPLLWKSLQKNMIRSDNSWTKSARSYTDLYGVLTRGDE
- a CDS encoding glycogen/starch/alpha-glucan phosphorylase → MSADKSMREENETKKISVFADKDIFKKAFIETLERNSTKAIEDATPIDLYHTLGAMVRKYVSKNWMATNKQYIQSGEKQVYYFSMEFLMGRLLQSNLLNLKILNTVKDGLSELEIDVDTIAEEEHDAGLGNGGLGRLAACFLDSLASLELPGHGCGIRYKYGLFEQKLVDGYQVELPDYWLKEDYVWEVRRSDRAVHVRFGGYVDVEEINGEFTFEHKNYENVLAVPYDVPVVGYENKTVNTLGLWSAEPVMNERDIHTSNRENYYNYLHYKRSIESISEFLYPDDSHFEGKKLRLKQQYFLVSAGLQSILRGYKENQKIDFRDLPDYAVFHINDTHPALIVPELMRILIDEEGFSWDVAWEITTKSCAYTNHTTLVEALEKWPVSLFQELLPRIFMIVEEINERFCRELWEESPEKSERISDLAVIADDQVRMAHLAIVGSFSVNGVAKLHTEILKKREMLNFYTIYPEKFNNKTNGITHRRWLMNANPKLTSYITEAIGTRWIKQPRDLIGLLKMSTDASFQEKVAEVKLENKLALASFIKDQTGIIVDEHSIFDVQVKRLHAYKRQLLNIFHVMELYNQLRENPNLDMVSRTFIFGAKAAPSYFFAKKIIKLINTVANVVNNDPYIQGKLKVVFLENYSVSMAEKIIPAADVSEQISTASKEASGTGNMKFMMNGALTIGTLDGANVEISDMVGRENIFIFGLTSEEVLNYYTHGGYVARSIYNNDHRIRAVLDQLMDGFFGNDKVEFKDIYYQILSNNDEYFVLKDFDGYVEAHQKVDLTYRNQAEWTKKSIINIAHSGKFSSDRTIGEYASDIWGIRPFKVR